A window of Hyalangium ruber contains these coding sequences:
- a CDS encoding class I SAM-dependent methyltransferase — MGNPSMELLTRLKKSVRHRASYKISEPLSKLLSVTGFGQYGPGPKLTDPEPVRRANIPVEDARFELEDVRRFWEDLSSRSERIRQCCQQQPIWEKVPQYYFTWKQLQHLLSREESVFVDIASTQDSPYFELLRLLARARHRYRQDLIFEPGVHGDRIGGSAAALPLEDRSVDAMTLHCSFEHFEGEADTGFIREVGRVLRPGGRVCIVPLYLGQYAFTMCDPAWGYDIRPDAGSRVHLFPRWGERHGRFYSADTLRERVFSPALAAGLSPKVVHFSNVLELSPSCYTHFGLILDKPA; from the coding sequence ATGGGCAATCCCTCTATGGAACTGCTCACCCGTCTGAAGAAGAGCGTACGGCATCGCGCCTCGTACAAGATCTCCGAGCCGCTCTCGAAGTTGCTGAGCGTGACGGGCTTCGGGCAGTACGGGCCCGGTCCCAAGCTCACGGACCCCGAGCCGGTGCGTCGGGCCAACATCCCCGTCGAGGACGCGCGGTTCGAGCTCGAGGACGTGCGCCGCTTCTGGGAGGACCTCTCGAGCCGCAGCGAGCGGATCCGCCAGTGCTGCCAGCAGCAGCCCATCTGGGAGAAGGTTCCCCAGTACTACTTCACCTGGAAGCAGCTCCAGCACCTGCTGTCGCGGGAAGAGTCCGTCTTCGTCGACATCGCCTCCACGCAGGACAGCCCCTACTTCGAGCTGCTCCGCCTGCTGGCACGCGCGCGGCACCGCTACCGGCAGGACCTCATCTTCGAGCCGGGGGTCCACGGGGACCGAATTGGAGGCTCGGCCGCCGCGCTGCCGCTGGAGGACCGCTCGGTGGATGCGATGACGCTCCACTGCTCCTTCGAGCACTTCGAGGGGGAGGCGGACACCGGCTTCATCCGGGAGGTCGGACGCGTGCTGCGGCCCGGAGGCCGGGTGTGCATCGTCCCCCTGTACCTGGGCCAGTACGCCTTCACCATGTGTGACCCCGCCTGGGGCTACGACATCCGCCCGGATGCGGGCTCCCGGGTTCACCTCTTCCCGCGCTGGGGCGAGAGGCATGGGCGGTTCTACAGCGCCGACACCCTGCGCGAGAGGGTGTTCTCTCCGGCGCTGGCGGCGGGGCTCTCGCCCAAGGTGGTGCATTTCAGCAACGTGCTGGAGCTCAGCCCGAGCTGCTACACCCACTTCGGGCTGATCCTCGACAAGCCGGCCTGA
- a CDS encoding ATP-binding protein has translation MLSLAFVAVVGSFLVTNLIVQRSSAAVGTLSEDIIYNSAPSIEHLTLVRRSVLEAELLLSRFIHEPSRRPELGASLEAALARVKEGANAYLTLSSFAGEQAVRMDVHESWLRFDNAVKHARAAVESNASAEASSLFVQEVEPAGRHILEDVTRGIEYNAVRGRELAASIRETRRDNMWLANGLNAVCGLLAVVVAWLLHREARTRRALFDAHSKFLEERAAELEQFAGRVAHDIRNPLSAARMAAELAMRKSTEAPARESVTRIIRSLSRADAITGALLDFARSGARPDPGARTEPRAVIADMLGGFAGEAEQVGISLQCEPVPPVLVSCSTGVYLSLLGNLVRNAIKYMGDAEMRRVTVRVKEEGNFIRTEVSDTGPGIASANLASLFEPYFRGQGVSAEGLGLGLATVKKLAEGHGGRVGVTSERGQGSTFWFELRRAGSSWEPTLGARQPELHH, from the coding sequence ATGCTCTCCCTCGCCTTCGTTGCCGTCGTGGGGAGCTTCCTCGTGACGAACCTCATCGTTCAGCGCTCTTCCGCGGCGGTCGGGACGCTCTCCGAGGACATCATCTACAACTCGGCCCCGAGCATCGAGCACCTGACGCTCGTGCGCAGGTCCGTTCTGGAGGCCGAGCTGCTGCTCTCGCGGTTCATTCATGAGCCCTCGCGCCGTCCCGAGCTGGGCGCTTCCCTGGAGGCTGCCTTGGCTCGGGTGAAGGAGGGCGCCAACGCATACTTGACCCTTTCCTCCTTCGCGGGCGAGCAGGCGGTGCGAATGGACGTGCATGAGTCCTGGCTGCGCTTCGACAATGCCGTCAAACATGCGCGCGCGGCCGTGGAGTCCAACGCGAGCGCTGAGGCGAGTTCGCTGTTCGTGCAGGAGGTTGAACCGGCGGGCCGGCACATCCTCGAGGATGTCACTCGCGGCATCGAATACAACGCCGTCCGCGGCCGCGAGCTGGCGGCGAGCATTCGTGAAACTCGCCGCGACAACATGTGGCTCGCCAATGGCCTCAACGCGGTCTGCGGCCTCCTGGCCGTGGTCGTGGCGTGGTTGCTCCATCGCGAGGCACGGACGCGTCGCGCGCTCTTCGACGCACACTCGAAGTTCCTCGAGGAGCGGGCCGCGGAGCTGGAGCAGTTCGCGGGCCGTGTCGCCCACGACATCCGGAACCCACTCTCCGCGGCCCGCATGGCGGCCGAGCTTGCGATGCGAAAGAGCACGGAGGCGCCGGCGCGTGAGTCCGTCACCCGGATCATCCGGAGTCTCTCGCGAGCGGATGCGATTACGGGCGCGCTCCTGGACTTCGCTCGCTCCGGAGCCCGGCCGGACCCGGGCGCTCGGACCGAGCCCCGGGCGGTCATCGCGGATATGCTGGGTGGCTTCGCGGGCGAAGCGGAGCAGGTTGGCATCAGCCTTCAGTGTGAGCCTGTGCCTCCGGTGCTCGTCTCGTGCAGCACGGGGGTCTACCTGAGCCTGCTGGGCAATCTGGTCCGCAACGCCATCAAGTACATGGGAGATGCGGAGATGCGGCGTGTCACCGTTCGAGTGAAGGAGGAGGGGAACTTCATTCGAACGGAGGTGAGCGATACGGGACCGGGGATCGCCTCGGCGAATCTGGCCTCCTTGTTCGAGCCCTACTTCCGTGGACAAGGCGTCAGTGCCGAGGGGCTCGGATTGGGCCTGGCGACAGTGAAGAAGCTGGCCGAAGGGCACGGCGGTCGAGTCGGCGTCACGTCCGAGCGTGGACAGGGAAGCACCTTCTGGTTCGAGCTTCGGCGGGCGGGGTCCTCCTGGGAGCCCACGTTGGGAGCACGGCAGCCGGAGCTGCATCACTGA
- a CDS encoding M48 family metalloprotease produces the protein MWALSTLALFTASLLGLARWLYTRIDSFVVRRQGARRLHFEEAPRLHTLVAHLSIAARIPSPRLYVVRRSQPNAFSLGMGPHSARIILTSAALDGLDEAELRAMVAHELAHIARGHTRRATLVATLAVLTRGALRSHEGRVWLHRMGTPPERDFAADRAAARLLGEARGLATLLTRLKERASGSAPFSDAEAGTPFTAPRLEGRSLDARIHRLQRMAAEEEARGTQASLRRSVHRRSRFYPRPGATRRPRSVVPSQAHARLAHP, from the coding sequence ATGTGGGCTCTGTCCACGCTCGCTTTGTTCACGGCCTCCCTGCTCGGGCTGGCGCGTTGGCTCTACACACGCATCGACTCCTTCGTGGTTCGACGACAGGGCGCGCGCCGGCTCCACTTCGAGGAGGCGCCACGGTTGCACACACTGGTGGCACACCTCAGCATCGCCGCGAGGATTCCCTCTCCCCGCCTCTACGTGGTGCGGCGCTCGCAGCCCAATGCCTTCTCCCTCGGCATGGGTCCCCACTCCGCCCGCATCATCCTGACGAGCGCCGCGCTCGACGGGCTCGATGAGGCAGAGCTCCGCGCCATGGTCGCGCACGAACTCGCGCATATCGCGCGGGGCCACACGCGCCGAGCCACGCTCGTTGCCACGCTCGCCGTGCTGACGCGAGGCGCGCTCCGCTCTCACGAGGGACGCGTGTGGCTCCATCGGATGGGGACTCCGCCCGAGCGGGACTTCGCCGCGGACAGGGCCGCTGCCCGACTGCTGGGAGAAGCCCGGGGCCTCGCGACCTTGCTGACACGGTTGAAGGAGCGTGCCAGCGGGAGCGCTCCGTTCTCTGACGCCGAGGCGGGCACCCCCTTCACGGCCCCCAGGCTCGAAGGGCGCTCCCTCGACGCGCGCATCCATCGCCTCCAGCGGATGGCTGCCGAGGAAGAGGCGCGAGGGACCCAGGCCTCCCTTCGTCGCTCGGTTCACCGTCGCTCCCGGTTCTACCCACGCCCCGGAGCGACACGGCGGCCCCGAAGCGTTGTTCCGAGCCAGGCGCACGCTCGCCTCGCTCATCCCTGA